From Syngnathoides biaculeatus isolate LvHL_M chromosome 19, ASM1980259v1, whole genome shotgun sequence, a single genomic window includes:
- the gyg1b gene encoding glycogenin-1b: protein MADQAFVTLATNDSYAKGAMVLGQSLRRHKTSKKLAALVGPQVSEPCRSVLRRIFDEVRLVDVLDSRDAAHLALMKRPELGVTFTKLHCWTLTHYSKCVFMDADTLVLSNIDELFDREELSAAPDPGWPDCFNSGVFVYRPSVETYDKLLQYGTEEGTFDGGDQGLLNGFFGDWATADISKHLPFIYNLSSIAIYTYLPAFKRYGSNAKVVHFLGKTKPWSHGLEAKTKAISGGAHPSFLLDWWGLYSTSVMPMLQEEYGDQPFHTECVEEAVEESLASVAAALHLSPPPQQHEHQQHQQHQQASSEERKQKWEQGQADYMGTDSFDNIKTKLDTFLK, encoded by the exons ATGGCAG ACCAGGCCTTTGTGACGCTGGCTACCAATGACAGCTATGCGAAGGGAGCCATGGTCCTGGGGCAATCCCTGCGCCGGCACAAAACCTCCAAAAAGCTGGCAGCCCTCGTCGGGCCCCAGGTGTCGGAACCGTGCCG GTCCGTACTGAGGAGGATTTTCGACGAGGTTCGGCTGGTCGACGTGCTGGACAGCCGAGACGCGGCCCACCTGGCGCTGATGAAAAGGCCCGAATTGGGCGTCACTTTCACCAAACTCCATTGCTGGACCCTCACGCACTACTCTAAATGTGTCTTCATGGATGCGGACACTCTG GTGCTTTCGAATATAGACGAGCTCTTTGACCGAGAGGAACTGTCAGCCGCCCCGGATCCCGGCTGGCCCGACTGCTTCAACTCGGGCGTGTTTGTTTATCGTCCATCTGTGGAGACTTATGACAAACTGCTTCAGTACGGCACAGAAGAGGGCACCTTTGACG GGGGAGACCAGGGGCTTCTCAACGGGTTCTTCGGCGACTGGGCCACGGCTGACATTTCAAAACATCTCCCCTTCATCTACAACCTCAGCAGCATCGCCATTTATACCTATTTACCAGCCTTCAAGCG CTACGGCAGCAATGCCAAGGTGGTCCACTTCCTGGGGAAGACCAAACCGTGGAGCCACGGCTTGGAGGCAAAAACCAAAGCGATCTCCGGGGGGGCGCACCCCTCCTTCCTCCTGGACTGGTGGGGTTTGTACTCCACCAGTGTGATGCCAATGCTGCAGGAGGAATACGGGGACCAGCCCTTCCACACGGAATGCGTCGAGGAG GCGGTGGAGGAGAGCCTGGCGTCCGTGGCCGCCGCCCTCCACctgtcgccgccgccgcagcagcACGAGcaccagcagcaccagcagcaccagcaggcGTCCTCAGAAGAACGCAAGCAGAAATGGGAGCAAGGCCAGGCGGACTACATGGGGACGGACTCCTTTGATAATATCAAGACGAAGCTCGATACTTTCCTCAAATGA
- the agtr1b gene encoding type-1 angiotensin II receptor: protein MENVTSRATKGINLTCGMSGNHDIIFTLVPIVYSCNFVIGIVGNSMVVAVIYCYMKLKTVANIFVLNLAVSDLTFLITLPMWATFTATGYHWPFGGFLCKTSAGLAIFNLYTSTFFLTALSIDRYLAIVHPVRSRRFRTVAYARISCVVVWLVAFVLSVPTALTRDVHNIANSNNTLCGVLHPTGEKRVRLKGLLLAINLMKSLMGFLVPFVITITCYCLIGRALVGARHIQKSSRSRDDEVLHMLAAAVLAFFLCWMPHQVFHFLQVLTQLMLVENCAMVEIIDTAMPFTICLAYLNSCVNPIVYGFVGRNFRKNCKRLLRCSPPGPPGAHPSISSKMSALSFRASEALSLTAQKSKPSSEGK from the coding sequence atggagAACGTCACATCGCGGGCAACGAAGGGGATCAACCTGACATGCGGCATGTCCGGAAACCACGACATCATCTTCACTTTGGTGCCCATCGTCTACAGCTGCAATTTTGTCATCGGCATCGTGGGTAacagcatggtggtggcagtcaTCTACTGCTACATGAAGCTCAAGACGGTGGCCAACATATTCGTGCTCAACCTGGCCGTCTCCGATCTCACCTTCCTCATCACGTTGCCCATGTGGGCCACGTTCACCGCCACGGGCTACCACTGGCCCTTTGGGGGCTTCCTGTGCAAGACAAGCGCGGGGCTGGCCATCTTCAACCTGTACACCAGTACCTTCTTCCTCACCGCGCTCAGCATCGACCGCTACCTGGCCATCGTGCACCCGGTGCGCTCGCGTCGCTTCCGCACGGTGGCGTACGCCCGCATCTCCTGCGTGGTGGTCTGGCTGGTGGCCTTCGTCCTCAGCGTGCCCACGGCGTTGACGCGGGACGTGCACAACATCGCAAACTCCAACAACACCTTGTGCGGCGTCCTGCACCCCACCGGCGAGAAACGCGTGAGGCTGAAGGGTCTCCTACTGGCGATCAACCTGATGAAGAGCCTGATGGGCTTTCTCGTGCCCTTCGTCATCACCATCACGTGTTACTGCCTGATCGGGCGGGCGCTGGTGGGCGCCAGGCACATCCAGAAGAGCTCGAGGTCCCGCGACGACGAAGTCCTGCACATGCTCGCCGCTGCCGTTCTGGCCTTCTTCCTGTGCTGGATGCCGCACCAGGTGTTCCACTTCCTGCAGGTTCTCACCCAACTCATGCTGGTGGAGAACTGCGCCATGGTGGAAATCATCGACACCGCCATGCCCTTCACCATCTGCCTGGCTTACCTGAACAGTTGCGTCAACCCCATCGTGTACGGCTTTGTGGGACGCAATTTCCGCAAGAATTGCAAGCGACTGCTGCGCTGTTCGCCCCCCGGGCCTCCGGGGGCGCACCCGAGCATCAGCTCCAAGATGAGCGCCCTGTCCTTCCGGGCCTCTGAGGCTCTGAGCCTGACGGCCCAGAAGAGCAAGCCTTCATCCGAAGGCAAGTAA
- the cpb1 gene encoding carboxypeptidase B, whose amino-acid sequence MRILLLFGLVAVTLADVTRFDGEQVLRLKPVLDEHVTLIKDLAQSIEMDFWSPESAELVTVDIDVDVRVPALYQDMVRTMLLQSNMEHEVLIDDLQAAVEEQADNGASPKTHSYTKYNSWDKVQAWIASISSSNPSLISKQVIGKTYEGRTMTLLKLGKRTGFNKPAIFMDCGIHAREWISPAFCQWFVKEALSTYGKDSQMTSLLNQMDVYVLPVFNIDGYDYTHKNNRMWRKTRSRRSGSSCVGADPNRNWNAGWCTIGASSSPCSDTFCGYKPESEIEVKSVADFIRRNKSAIKAYITVHSYSQLLLFPYSYTYSLAAHHSELLKIAQGASNALRSLYGTRYTSGPGAATIYPAAGGSDDWAYDLGVKYSFTFELRDTGRYGFLLPESQIKPTCEETMLAVKYIAAYVQKNLY is encoded by the exons ATGAGGATCCTCCTGCTTTTCGGGCTGGTCGCGGTCACGCTGGCTGACGTCACTCGCTTTGACGG CGAGCAAGTGTTGCGTCTGAAACCGGTGCTTGATGAACATGTGACCCTTATTAAGGATCTGGCACAAAGCATCGAG atggaCTTCTGGAGCCCCGAGAGCGCCGAGCTGGTGACCGTCGACATCGACGTGGACGTCCGTGTGCCTGCCTTGTACCAGGACATGGTCCGGACCATGCTGCTGCAAAGTAACATGGAGCATGA GGTCCTGATCGATGACCTGCAGGCCGCCGTTGAGGAGCAGGCCGACAACGGGGCTTCACCGAAAACCCACAGCTACACCAAGTACAACAGCTGGGACAAG GTGCAGGCATGGATTGCGTCCATTTCCTCCTCCAACCCAAGTCTGATCAGCAAACAGGTGATCGGGAAAACCTACGAGGGACGCACCATGACGCTCCttaag CTCGGGAAGAGGACCGGCTTCAACAAGCCTGCCATCTTCATGGACTGCGGCATCCACGCCAGGGAGTGGATCTCTCCCGCTTTCTGCCAGTGGTTTGTCAAGGAG GCGCTGTCCACCTACGGCAAAGATAGTCAGATGACCAGCCTGCTGAACCAGATGGACGTCTACGTCCTTCCCGTCTTTAACATCGACGGATACGACTACACCCACAAAAAT AACAGGATGTGGAGGAAAACTCGCTCGAGGAGGTCTGGATCCAGCTGCGTCGGCGCTGATCCCAACAGGAACTGGAACGCTGGCTGGTGCA CCATCGGAGCCTCCAGCAGCCCCTGCAGCGACACCTTCTGTGGCTACAAGCCAGAGTCCGAGATCGAGGTCAAGAGCGTGGCCGACTTCATCCGCAGGAACAAGTCCGCCATCAAGGCCTACATCACCGTCCACTCGTACTCGCAGCTGCTGCTCTTCCCGTACTCGTACACGTACAGCCTGGCCGCGCACCATAGCGAGCTG TTGAAGATCGCTCAAGGAGCTTCTAATGCTCTTCGGAGTCTGTATGGAACTCGCTACACCAGCGGACCCGGTGCGGCAACCATCT ACCCCGCCGCCGGAGGCTCCGACGACTGGGCCTACGACCTGGGTGTGAAATACTCCTTCACCTTCGAGTTGCGCGACACCGGTCGCTACGGCTTCCTGCTGCCCGAGTCTCAGATCAAGCCCACGTGCGAGGAGACCATGCTGGCCGTCAAGTACATCGCCGCCTACGTGCAGAAGAACCTCTATTAA